The Caloenas nicobarica isolate bCalNic1 chromosome 32, bCalNic1.hap1, whole genome shotgun sequence genome includes the window ctgagctgggctgggctcctgggacagagggagctcatggcaagcggcagcgctgcagagagacagctctgcccaggagcagctcctctgcaaagcgcagcagggctgagggctctgcctggggatctcagggagacgagcaaggcagagagagattaaaggtggtcaggactgggaggatgactgagagctcactggaggagaaatctttgcagccttgccatggtaagtctgtgggtgcagggcaatgcagctgtagctcctggaggcatctcctgaagttagcacaggcacagcttgagggatctgtgaggagggggctcttggcaggcaatgttgaacagctgtgaagctgggtgagcagccaggggtgcccagggctgtcctgcagagcagggtccctgcaccccagggctgtgctgggacagggactctgccgcctgccagggtcagcactgcctggggagatccccatggtgctatggggagaagctgtggggggaaggagccacccctatcagggcaggaaaggtgcttctgctgttaagggggtgctgtgtgggtcagggctcctcacagctccagatcatccccaggatttttccaaggtgatgcctcaaagagaagatcagtgcaaggattaccagacagatagggggctttcctgagcctgccttttcagtttcctatcccaagggttggggggtgcaggaaaggaaaaaatgaaaatgagctctcatgcttaaacaagtcactgtgactcctgaactgcaactccgattaatcattacatctgccagaagcctcataacatcccttcagctgccgctctgcctgtgcacagcaccagcatcacattggctatacccgtcagtcttagtctgacctgtccttttccccagtctgcaaacaggaagatgcccccaggcagtgccctgtgaacaggcaggatctatagggccagggtgagggcacagagggtgggatggggtctgtgagcattgacagggaaaagacatggacaggaaaacacctcccaggaggagaatctccaggaagcagggaaatgatcagaaatgacagGAAGATAAAACTGGCATTGTTATGGGagggggaacacagaaaactccctttgATCCCcacagtgcagatccctcctgtgagcagccccctcgcctcctctcccacccagcaaagcctctgccctcagggccgggggctccaaggcatgaaccagctcctgtgcagccagagctccagttccctctgcagagcacaggggctgagagcagctgcccggcaatgctggtgtgtgggaggtggctgcacagctggggaagggtgacgctgtctgagtgcccggctgcctctgccctggcctctctcacacccaccctcaccgcattttccttcttgctctgggtcactgttgttgtgatcttgttcttgctgtcgggctctctggggatgggagtttcagctgcagactcatagcctgatcttgtgggtcctttcctgcaggtgtgtccatgggaatacgtgtcccagctttcctctgacctgtggggctgtgggcaatgcagtctgtggggctggggaatgagctgagtctccctgaatcaaatgccatcattaggactcttggctgtttccttgaggtttccttccaagctgtgatcctccctccaggatgcaaacgtTCTACAGCATATGtgtgttatctgaaagccccacggagaagcacagagatgcCGTGACCAAGAAAATGCTGTTCGGCTTGTGAAATGatccgtgtgtgtcctgggctaaacatgtcatggtctgaggtggatccctcagctctcagcagtgcctggtggcttttcagggtaacatggcagtgtgatcagcctccatctcagaaaggtgccagcccagggcagctggagcaagacagagggacagagcagctgccctcactctgcactgacccacaggcatcctctggtctcgcaggactcgctctgttctccctgagtgcagcagaaatgctgagggtttctgacacccaagaacacttcCCAGAGTGGGAgggcagaaggagctgtagaaaccccaaacctctcaaacacagtttctcagccctgggggtacagatgctgacagtcccttctgcaccaggagcggttccatctgacaaagctgaaccccaggactggcccctgccccacccaatCACACggggtcaggctgactcctcaagagcccctgggcagagaccctgctcttcattgcacactcatcaagcaccgacgagggctccagccaggacgttctcctggaaaaataaaagtgtctctttgtgggagggtctgtgggaaatggctttgatttttcccagagaagtctcccctaaactgtcactgtcttttcctcctatgatAATGCCCATGCTTGgatacagcaaatgtccaacagcagctccatcacccagttcctcctcctggcattcacagacacacgggacctgcagctcttgcacttctggctcttcctgggcatctacctggctgccctcctgggcaacggcctcatcgtcaccaccatagcctgtgaccagcacctccacactcccatgtacttcttcctctgcaacctctccctgctggacctgggctccatctccatcactgtccccaaatccatggccaactccctgtgggataccagggtcatttcctatgcaggttgtgctgcccaggtcttctttttagctttcttgttaggtgcagagtattttcttctcaccatcatgtcctatgaccgctacgttgccatctgcaaacccctgcactacgggaccctcctgggcagcagagcttgtgtccacatggcagcagctgcctgggccactgggtttctctatgctctgctgcacacggccaatacattttcactgccactgtgcaagggcaatgccctggaccagttcttctgtgaaattcctcagatcctcaagctctcctgcccagatgcctacctcagggaagctgggcttcttaTATTTGGTGCCAAGGtattctttgtatgttttgtgttcatcctcctctcctacgtgcagatcttcagggctgtgctgaggatcccctctgagcagggatggcacaaagccttttccacgtgcctccctcacctggacgtggtctctctgtttatcagcactgccatgtttgcctacctgaagcccccctccatctcctccccatccctggacctggtggtgtctgttctgtactcagtggtgcctccagtagtgaaccccctcatctacagcatgaggaatcAGGAGCTCagggatgccctgaggaaactgatggCTGGATAATTTCAAAGGCATTAAACTTCTTATCTTCTGCATATCACTCATGACATAACTCATGACAGGTCCAACctgtcttttttatatttcGTAGTTGTAGATGATTTTTTGGAGTTAGGggaaggcttgtttggttttgcttttttaactatgataatactgcccacaaagaaatgttattattcatCCCACTTCTAATTATCTGTCCACCTTTATAGTTCAAGTCAAAGACCTTGTAAATGAGAAGTtgtgctctctgtgtatttaaacaaaataaatgaccctGCAGTGAAGAGTTTGTCTGAGATCTTTCCTCTGCAACCTTTGTGAAGCTCAATACAAGGTGTCTGTGggcaaagatggaggaaacagtcccagcagagcagctctgccaggagcaccagccttgttctttccagagtccttctctttccacttccccactctccttctcagcccttgtgctgctgcaaggcCTGAGGGCTCCCAGGGCTTGGTCACAGTTGAACTGTGTGTCGGTCCTGTGAccaggacaggcaatgggcacttctgtgacagagctggcctcagaacagcatctccagcagcaaggggatCTCCTTAGCACAGTTCCTGAAGGTTTAGATCTTCTTCcagagttgttttaaagaacatgcCTAAGGAATAGACTCTCAAGAGGCTCATTGTTtggcttgtttctctgtgggctCAGTGTGATGAGATCAGGGTCCCAGTGTGGCTTTCGAGGGACTTCGGGCTGGTTGTTCAGCAGTTGCTTGTTGGTGGCCAGCACCCACGCACATGGTGAATAAGGCAGGGTCCCTCTGAGCACCCTCCGTGGCCACCCAAGAGTTTGTGTGGGACGCGGTCAGTGGCAGTGaccaccatcagctggggctgcctcccagtCTGACCAGTACGGCCCTGCAGAGTCACCACAGCCcgggcaccacagcccacttgatctacagagcaaaacccccagctcggaggctgtggggagcgtggggacagggtgcaggaatggcagccaggccagtgcaggtgtgctctccctaggaaaaggctttgtggggagatgggatgtcccaggagaagagcaggacacggtgtgtgtgcaagagagacatggaaacagTCTGTCATGCTGCCGggtgccagcttggggctgttGCCTCTTGCAGCCACCATGTTGATCATTGTCCTCTCACCACGGCTCAGAGAGCTTGTTCTTCCCCCCATGGAAGGACACCGAATGACTAGGTCAGAAATCCAGGTTTGCACTGAGGgtagatgtgagcatgcacatcctgTGCGGGGGCAGATGTACCCTAATAAgcacaaatgccatcagctgttcctgtgggtgccatggaggcctgtgggacagtgtatcaaggtcacttcatgttgagagtaACTTCCCcaagaaaccacctgaatgcagcactgggatgtgcttccttgaaccgaggtccctgtgtcctccctggagacctgctacagctccagcacccagacccaCTTGCTGCCCAGTTTTGTGGCTGACAACGGCACCATCTCTGCTCACAGATGTGTTAGGactattttctgcagctcttgcatatgctgagcatttgcatttcagagccatttctccccttcctgtTCACAGGGACATCCCATGAATGCATCACTGCTCTCTACCCCAGTGTAGACAGGCACAAGGccttccccaccagctcctctcactGGTGCCAGTTTTCTACAGCACCCTCATCCTGGACTGTGGGATGCCCAGAATAGCCCTCCCAAGACAGTTTGATAAAGCCTTTTTTCTACACCACACCCACATCCCtgctcaatcccctcatccacaGTTTAAGGACCAGAAAGGTTGGGCACTGAGCAAAATGCTCAGGAAAGCTTTGAGGTGCACAGAGAGCCCATATTGACAAGCTGCTCTCTTCTGAACATGCCCAGAAGACCTGGAGAgcatttgctgtgtcccagaaaCTCGCCTGGAAGGTTGGGTAATGGAGAAAATTTTTGGTGTGGGAAGGGGCAGACAGGTGCTGGTGGAACTGGCTGGTGTGACCGTGAGACATCTCTCAAACACCTCAGAAAAGTCATGGCTCTCAGGGAGGTTGCATAGtgctctgagaaagaaaatatcaaaaaggacttatcatagcatcatagaataattgtggttggaagagacccttaaaatcattgagtccaaccataatctaaatctggcactaaaccatgtccctaagagcctcatctgtctgtcttttaaacacgtccagggatggtgactccaccacctcactGGGCGGTCTGTTCTGTTGcttcaaaatcctttctgtgaaaaaatgtttcctaacatccaaccgcaaccttccctggcacaaattgaggccatttcttcttgtcctctcacttggtacttgggagaagagaccatcaccctccatactacaacctcctttcagagagctgtaaagagtgataaggtctctcctcagcctcctcttctccagactgaattcCCCAaggtccttcagctgctccttgtaagacttgtgctccagccccttcaccagccttgtcaccctcccctgatctctctccagcacctcgatgtcttccttgtcatgaggggcctaaaactgatcacagtacaaggggatgatctcttctctagtcctgctggccagactattcctgatacaagccggGATGCTGGTGgactttttggccacctgggcacacgctggctcaggttcagctgctgtcaatgaacaccaccaggtccttttgtgccaggcagctttccagacacTCCTCCCCAAGCCTGCAGCGCTGCCTGGGTTGttctgacccaagtgcaggacccggcacttggccttactaagcctcatacaactggcctcagcccaatgatccagcttGTCTAGATctctctgtatggccttcccaccctccagcagatcaacactcccaaaCAATTCGGTGTCATCTAcgaacttgctgagggtgcactcgatcccctcatccatataattgataaagagattaaacacaACTGGCCTCAATACCGAGCCCTGGGGAATACCACTTGTGACgggccaccaactggatttgtctcCATTCACCGCAACACTTTGGGCCTGGCCAAAGcatccttgtattcctcttgagtctcctgcccctccttccaaatattataaattctccttttattcctaaatggcagccgcagctctctgttcagccagaCCAGCCTTCTTCCCCGACGGttcgccttccggcacacggagacggctgctcctgtgcctctgagatcaccttcttgaagagagaccagccttcctggactgctttgtccttcaggtttgcctcccaagggactctgccagccagccttctgaacaggtcaaagtctgcccttcggaaatccaaagtagcagttctgctgaccagcCTCcccgagtccaactcctgcccctgtacagaacaaccccacaggtcacatcgtgtgtctgaggatgttgtccaatctcttcttgaacactgtcaggcttggggccatgggtgaagaaccttttcctcatgtccaacccgACCCTCCCCTGgttcatcttcctgccatttcctcaggttctgtcattggtcactaaagagaagagctcattGCCTGCCCATCCTCCTcaccttgtgaggaagctgtagaccacaatgaggtctcctttcAGTCCCGTCTTCTCCAAAATGAACAGagccagtgacttcagccactcctccaaacccttcaccaactttgtagcctcttctggacactctctagcagcttaatatcttttttatcctgtggtacCCAGAACTTCAAACAGCACTTcaggtgaggctgcaggacTAGACCCTAGACTGCAGGAGAGACCCGAGATCAGCATCAATGacataatgctgcaatcaccccttctccacactgaaaaataataaactataccctttaccaaaaaaaaaaagtcatttttattacaagGTTTTTGAAATCATTCTCTACAACTACACTAGGAAACCTCtctaattaactgtacaagactagaaggaaattacaagaagagatacggtttcttagagctttcttctgtgtaatGAGGCCCATGGTGCGTTTGGTGCTGAGTTCTTGAACCTCAGGTTCtaagaggagattgcacaaacccttccagaagtcaaagtcagaagaaaaaagtactaagtactttgaagtattaatgagttccactgagggcaagtaccagcaaagcctccccagggactcgttagagcagagaattggaggccatgatggcagataaacaaagggtaatgtgcaggcagctgaggtgctgagaaaaccctggttttgttggatgaagcagagaggccaaggcctgacccccagcccctgggaaggcagatcctgtccctcacccattgctcagggctcttcctggggcagggggatgtgggctgtgtaatgctgagtgaaggacaatggtgtgacagttcccagccttactggggtgtgcaaggaggccatgaggtgccccagtgcctgaggacaacatggctcctcataggccttggtggcagagatgattgccatagccaaggggacaaagacttgggttctcttggcgccatccagccttgccagcgccctttgccatctccaccacaggttgtcctacactgtcccacagctgcttctgtttccctgcaggctctagacacccatctcgcttcctccccttgctctcgccctggtatttccatacattgactgatgtgtctccactctcgTGCTCTGTTCCgtgaaacacaaggaggtggactgatctcatgctccttctggatgatttctcatATCGCAGCAccaccctttgagtgacatttcttcctcctcatgtccattccaagctgcgctgtgtggcagtgtttctgctggagaaaggaggatccTGAAAACTACTAACCTGTCAtcctcttacctgtgcctgggaagatcatggaacagatcctcctagaagctcgGCTAAGGAAcaaggaatggtgactcaaccacttctgTCGGCAGCCcgttccactgcttcacaaccttttccatgaagaaatgtctcctgatatcaattctgaaccttccctggcacaagctgaggccatttcctctcctcctatcacttgctactcaggagaacaacaacaccctccatgctacagcctcttttcagatagttgtagagagtgaaaaggtctcccctcagtctccttttctccaggctaaacaccctcaggtctctcagctgctcctcagaagacttgtgctccagaccctcaacagccttgtcccctcctctgcactcactccagcacctcaaggtctttcttacagtgaggaacccaaaactgaactgaggattcaagttgtggcctcaccagcgccgagtaaaggggatgatcactgccccggttctgcccactgcactattcttgatgcacaccaggaggccattggcctttttggccacctgggcacacgctggctcatgttcagctgctgtcaatcaacacccccaggtcttttttccaaaaagcagctttccagccactcttccctaaGCCTGTGTTGTTGCtgggggttgttgtgacccaagtacctgacccagcacttggccttgttgaacctcagacaaccGGCCTCAGTCAGCcaagatccctctgtatggccttcctactctccagcagatcaacactcccacccaattcagtgtcgtctgcaaacttactaagggtgcactcgatcccctcatccagatcattgataaagagattaaacagaactggctccaatactgagccctggggacaccacttgtgaccggccaccaactggatttggctccattcaccacaactctttgggcccggccctccagccagttctttatccatctcAGATATACCATCCAGGccttgagctgcagcttctccaggagatgctgtgggatacgatatcaaaggctttactgaagtctaagtgcacagcatccacagcctgtgtggtggattcactcctccacgacagactttccctcatctgctaagccggtcaccttgtcatagaaggagatcaggctggtcaagcaggacctgcctttcataaagccgTGCTGATTGGGCCTgattgctcgtctcgtatgtgtgacctcccagtccctttcccagccctgttcctgctgttggcctatcccctgcaggggcacaagtgactcacagtcccctccacagccattggcttcctactggactatgagttcctgagacacagctgagcacatgacatcgtacccagccatcgccctccttgtgctccagtgtgtgagcaggtaaaactaagctggtttcatcaaatctatctaatagatttcctatgaAGGGcctgagtggagaaacgttcctcagaggagctgctgtatttacacgGGGtaattttatatctctgcttctgcctctttcttttcttcttcctcttcctgtgtctattctgatgtgaaagagctctccaaggaaaagattcatggaatcctacaataaggcaggttggaagagactcctgaacaccatctctgtcccactgtTCTTTATGGCACCCTAAGgaatagctgatagcatttgtgctcccttgggttcatctcatcacatgcacacagtggacatgcacatgatgtgtatgtttagaACTCATCTATGCAAGGAAAACATGgacttttgacctagtattccacagaatcatagaatgtcctgagttggaagggacccacaaggatcgagtccaactcctgtccgtgcacaggacaccccacgttgtccagtctcttcttgaacactgtcaggttggggccgtgacacctccctggggagcctgttccagtgtccagcacctctgggtgaagaaccttttcctcatgtccaactgaacctcccccggcacatcgtcctgccgttccctcgggttctgtcactggtcaccagagagaagagatcagtacctacccttccttctccccttgtgaggaagctgtagccaccgtgaggtctccttttagtcttttcttcacctctgatgctcagaaaccccttggtttgctctctgaagcagaaaggagaagccatgacctccaggcaatgggaaggggaatcctgtccctcacacacggctcagggctcttcctgggaccgtgggacgtgggtgtgcaaggccgagagaaggacaacactggtacagcaACTTCCAccttctccatggggctgcaaggaggcaacgaggccccagtgccatgaggacaacatgtcttctcctgggcctcagtggcagagacaactgccatggccaaggggacagagacctgggttctgttggtcccttccagcctcaccagtgccctttgccatctccatcacaggctgttctacacggtcctacacctgcccctctttccctgcaggctgcagacacccatctcgcttcctctccgtgttcaaatttgtcaaatatatttcttagtAACAACGtgaagtgaaaagcactcctcactggaactgctgtatttatgttaacacgttctatatctcctcttttgtctttttttttttttttatgattcttctacctattctctctccagaaacatctccaagtcaaaaattatttccaatcacagaataactcaggtttgaagagagcccttgtctcactcatcttgtctcactctcctgctcagggcagggtgaacccggggaggttgctcaaggcaCCCACCCAAGTTTACATCATCCtcaaaggcactgaaagtgcactctgttacatcatagaaggggagaataaagacgttcaacagtgttggcccgagtgctggtcactgagagatgacactggtaactggctgcatggaggactttgtaccactgatgatatttgggcttgatggttcagccgACTTCCCAaacagcatccacttcttgagcc containing:
- the LOC136000293 gene encoding olfactory receptor 14J1-like encodes the protein LHYGTLLGSRACVHMAAAAWATGFLYALLHTANTFSLPLCKGNALDQFFCEIPQILKLSCPDAYLREAGLLIFGAKVFFVCFVFILLSYVQIFRAVLRIPSEQGWHKAFSTCLPHLDVVSLFISTAMFAYLKPPSISSPSLDLVVSVLYSVVPPVVNPLIYSMRNQELRDALRKLMAG